Proteins from a genomic interval of Scomber scombrus chromosome 11, fScoSco1.1, whole genome shotgun sequence:
- the LOC133990014 gene encoding gap junction delta-4 protein-like, with translation MKMMGAADLLFVTISHNVSLIGKTWWILMLVLRLLVLLLAGFTLFSDEQERFICNTIQPGCLNVCFDVFAPVSIFHLWLLHLILLCLPHLMFAIYIMHKLLPYSYFGVFYCDRNRGGSPFTLENSSSSREQSLNKAPLHDLMPEWGTPRFYSAYFLVVIFQIILEMVFGAGQFFLFGLSVPKTFLCHEAPCTSGIECYISRPTEKTLMLNFMLSVTTLSVLLSLVDLVSSMNAMMRWRRKREMLMEEMSKGEQSSVFTTTTASEDINVLLSRRTSPGGSSHNGFRDEKHTAGVVPNGELLHSNGSTFKTGISANEKSLKCINTKAAMSRSPSPISSLAPTHFVLQSHLKPPPAPRSEREPLPNTGMPTPMGVKKLSQYTPMSANSSQQSDSSESPQDKRAWV, from the exons ATGAAGATGATGGGAGCAGCAGATCTACTCTTTGTCACTATCAGTCATAATGTTTCCTTAATTG GCAAAACCTGGTGGATATTGATGCTGGTTTTACGTCTGCTGGTCCTCTTGCTGGCTGGTTTCACCCTCTTTAGCGATGAACAGGAGAGATTTATCTGCAACACCATCCAGCCAGGCTGcttgaatgtttgttttgatgtaTTTGCACCTGTATCCATCTTCCATCTGTGGCTGTTACACCTTATTCTTCTCTGTCTTCCACATCTGATGTTTGCAATTTACATCATGCATAAATTATTACCATATTCCTACTTTGGAGTTTTCTACTGCGACAGGAATCGGGGAGGTTCGCCTTTCACCCTGGAGAACTCGAGCTCCTCAAGAGAACAGTCCTTGAATAAAGCCCCACTTCATGATCTCATGCCTGAATGGGGAACGCCACGTTTCTACAGTGCTTACTTCTTGGTTGTGATTTTTCAGATAATTTTAGAGATGGTTTTCGGTGCAGGCcagttttttctctttggtttgtctgttccaAAGACCTTCCTCTGTCACGAGGCTCCCTGCACATCTGGGATCGAATGCTACATCTCCAGACCTACCGAGAAGACTTTAATGCTCAACTTCATGCTAAGCGTCACCACCTTGTCTGTACTACTGAGTCTGGTTGACCTGGTGAGCTCCATGAATGCGATgatgagatggaggaggaagagggagatgCTGATGGAGGAGATGAGTAAAGGAGAGCAAAGCAGTGTTTTTACAACGACAACTGCATCTGAAGACATCAATGTCCTTTTAAGCAGGAGAACTAGCCCAGGTGGAAGTTCACACAATGGTTTTAGAGATGAAAAACACACTGCTGGTGTTGTGCCAAATGGGGAACTTCTTCATTCAAATGGGTCCACCTTTAAAACAGGTATTTCTGCTAATGAGAAGAGTCTAAAATGCATAAACACAAAGGCAGCAATGTCCCGCTCACCCTCTCCCATAAGCTCTTTGGCGCCAACTCACTTTGTCCTCCAGAGTCACCTGAAACCTCCACCGGCTCCTCGCTCAGAGAGGGAACCACTACCAAACACTGGGATGCCTACACCCATGGGTGTCAAAAAGCTGAGCCAGTACACCCCAATGAGCGCAAACTCAAGCCAACAGTCTGATAGCAGTGAATCTCCTCAAGACAAGAGGGCATGGGTGTAA